GCTCGATCCGCATCCCGGCCGCCCTGTGCGGCGTGGTCGGCCTCAAGCCGACCTATGGCCGGATCGGGCGCTCGGGGATCGTGCCGCATTCCTGGTCCCTCGACCATGCCGGGCCGCTGACCCGGACGGTGGCCGATGCCGCCCTGATGCTGCAGGTCCTGGCCGGCCCGGATGCCGGCGATCCCGCGGCCTCCGCGGCACCGGTGCCGGACTACACGGCCGGCCTCGACCAGCCGGTCCGGGGCCTGCGGATCGCGGTGATCCGCAACCACTTCTTCGACGCCGTCGACGCGGAGATCGGCGCCGCCGTCGAGGACGCGATCGGCTTCTTCGCCGGCCAGGGCTGCGCGGTGACGGACGTCACGGTGCCGTCCCTGCGCTACGGGCTCGGTGCCATCTACGCCATCGAGCTGGCCTCCTCGGCGGCCTACCACGACCGCAATCTCGCGCAGGGCCACGTCGCGGGCTTCGCCGACGACGTCCGGGATCTGGTGGAGATGGGCCGGTTCGTGACCGGCCCGGACTACCTGCGGGCCGAGCAGGTGCGGGCCCGGATCATGGCCGAGATGGCCGCCGTGCTCGCGGAGGCCGACGCGATCATCACGCCCGCCACGCCCCTCACCGCCTGGAAGACCGACGCCGCCACCGTCATGCTCGGCGGGCGGGAAGAGAGCGTCCTGGCGGCGTCCTGGCGCCTGACCTACCCGTTCAACCTGACGGGGCTGCCCGCCCTCGCGCTGCCCTGCGGCTTCGACCGGGACGGCCTGCCGATCAGCCTGCAGATCGCCGCCCGGCCCTTCGCCGAGCCGACGCTGCTTCGGATCGCGCACCAGTACGAGCGCGCCCACGACTGGTCGAGCCGGGTCCCGCCGTCGGCGGACGGGATTTAGCGGGTCCGTCCCGAGGGCCGGTGCCGGACCGCGTGACCGCGCAGCGCGCCGGCCTACCGACTTCGGCCCCGTCGTCCTTGCGAGCGGAGCGAAGCCATCCAGGCGGCGCCACGATCCCGGGGGTCGCGCCGCCCTGGGTCACGTCGCTTTGCTCGTGATGACGGCGAGGAACGCATCCACCGAAGCGTTCGAACCGAAACCGTCTCAGACCGCCTGGGCGACGGTGGCCGCCGGCCGCGGCTTGCGCACCAGGAAGCGGCGGAGCTTGAGCGCCGGCTTCTCGATGTAGTCCCACGAGATCGACGCGAAGGATGCGGTCAGGACCAGGACCACGGGGAAGATCACCGCGAAGCAGACCGCTTTGGGGAGGTCGGCGAGGTGCGGAAGCAGGAGCGCGACGGTGGCCTGCGTGAGTGGGAAACCGTACAGGTAGATGCCGTACGACAGGTCCTTCCGGACGATCCGGTCGAACCAGCGGAAGTTCTGCATGCCGATATAGACCATGCAGTACGTCAGCAGCATGCCGCTGA
This window of the Methylobacterium tardum genome carries:
- a CDS encoding amidase — encoded protein: MTDALWQWPITDLAPRIAARQLSSAELVESCLDRIERLDGDLNSFVCLSPTARDAARAADAEIARTGPRGPLHGIPVAIKDNYTTADLPTRAGTAVEALTFPMQDSHCVAKLRDAGAVILGKLSMHEFAWGTVTPQARNPWDLARVPGGSSGGSGAAVAARLCPAALGSDTGGSIRIPAALCGVVGLKPTYGRIGRSGIVPHSWSLDHAGPLTRTVADAALMLQVLAGPDAGDPAASAAPVPDYTAGLDQPVRGLRIAVIRNHFFDAVDAEIGAAVEDAIGFFAGQGCAVTDVTVPSLRYGLGAIYAIELASSAAYHDRNLAQGHVAGFADDVRDLVEMGRFVTGPDYLRAEQVRARIMAEMAAVLAEADAIITPATPLTAWKTDAATVMLGGREESVLAASWRLTYPFNLTGLPALALPCGFDRDGLPISLQIAARPFAEPTLLRIAHQYERAHDWSSRVPPSADGI